ATGCACTTTCTAACTGTAGTAGCTCTAATTAAGACAAAACTTCAGCAGCAATTGTGCCTGAGAGCAAAGGTTTTTATCTTTGATGAAGGGCCGCAGCAGGAATTATAACTCCTTTGTTACACATGGGCTCCCAATCGGCAGACCTTGAAGAACACCGAATCGCTAAAGGCATCCTTTACAAGGACTTCCAACGACTCCTGCATGGCCAGATCGGGTAATAAACAGAAACAACTCGCCCCGCTACCGCTCATTAAAGGGCGAAGTCCCAATTCTGAACGAATGCGATCAAAAAGGGTCGGAAATGCGACAAACTTCTCAAATACAGGCCGCTCGAAGCTATTATAGAGCAGCTTTTCAAGCGGAAGCTCACACTTCTTCCATGACTCCAGGCGTTTCTCAACTGCCACACTATCAGCATAATAGCTGGGGTGCTCGGCCAACACACCATATGCCCAAGGGGTTGAAATACCAATACTTGGCTTGAATACAGCAATCGCCTGGCCTTTCAACGATTCGGAAGCTTCAGCAGAAAGAGGCTCTATCTGCTCTCCTCGCCCACGCATGATCAGGGGCGTCCGATGCAGGAACAGGGGACAATCTGACCCCAGTGTAGCTGCCAGTTCAGAAAGAGCCTCCATGTCCAGAGGCTTTTCAGTCAGCTCATTGAGGGCTAATAAAGTAGTGGCGGCATTACTGCTTCCGCCCCCGAGTCCAGCTTCCATTGGAATATGTTTTTCCAGATGAATAGTCAGACCCCAGTTACAACCGGTAACTCGCCTGAAAGCCTCAACCGCCTGCACGACGAGGTTCTCGGCTCCAAGAGGCACAGAAGATTCGCTACAAGTGAATTGAACGGAGCCTGCCTCACCAGAAACCGCTACTTCCAAGAAATCTCCAACATCAAGGGGAGTGACCAAAGATACCAAATCATGAAAACCGTCGTCTCGTTTACCCGTCACGGCCAAAAGCAGATTAACCTTGGCAGGGGAAAATAATCGCATTGTGCTGTTGGTTTTCACACGCATCACGCTGTCATTCAGTCCGATTGCTACAACTGAAAAATCTTCCTACTACCTGAACCGTATTCATGAAATCCTGTGAAATGATACTAGCGCTCGACATTGAGTCTCGAGAAGAAGCACGCAAACTTCTCAATGACATCGGCCCAGAACTAAAATGGGTCAAAATCGGCTTGCAGATGTTTACTGCTCACGGACCTGAGTGGGTTAAGGAAGTTGCAGGTCTGGGCTTCAATGTATTCCTCGACCTCAAGCTCCACGACATCCCCAATACGGTCGCTAAAACGGTTCAAAGCTTAAGCCAGCTACCCATTGGAATGCTGACGATTCACAGTAGTGGCGGCGTGGAAATGATGCGTGCCGCTGACCAAGTCAGACAGGAACTAAAACCAGAGCTTCTTTTATTAGGCGTGACCGTGCTCACCTCAATGGACGAAACTCAACTTCGGCGAGTGGGCATTCCAGCCACCCCACCCGATCAAGTCCACAACTTAGCAAGCGCGGTAGTCGAATCCGGAGTCAAGGGATTGGTATGCTCCGCTAAAGAGCTCGACACACTTGCACCCAAATTTTCCAACGACTTGCAGTTTGTTACACCCGGCATACGACCGGTTGGAAGCTCAGCAGACGACCAAAAGCGAATTGTAACTCCAGCTCAAGCAGCGGTCAATGGTTCCAACTACATTGTCGTCGGACGTCCAGTTTACAAAGCCGACTCACCTCGCGAGGCCGTCCAGGCCATCAACGCTGAATTGGCAAGTTAAGGAAAATGAGTACAGTCGCTATACTGCTTTGCGCTGGATCGGGAAACCGTATGCAGGGCAAGGTTGAGGACAAAATTTTGGCCGAGCTAAACGGCCGCATTGTATTCGAGCACAGCGTAGTAGCATTCGAACAATCAAACTTTGTTTCTAGCTTTATCGGCGTGTTTCGAGACGCTGCACAACGTTCCCAGCTGGAGGAGCATTTCAAAGCCTGCTCCTCAAAACACATTCAATGGGTAAGTGGTGGTGCTGAACGGCAGGACTCCGTATTAAAAGCTCTGGAAGCGGTTCCCGAAGATACGAACTTCGTCATGATTCATGATTGCGCTCGCCCTCTGGTTACCAAGGAAGCCCTGATTGAGCTTCATGAAACCATGGTTAAGGACAAGGCAGCAGTACTTGCTCATCGCGTGGTAGACACCATCAAACAGCTCAGTTCCGAATCGAGCCAAATACGCCAAGCTAAACTAAACAACCTGGATCGTAGAAATCTCTGGGCCATGGAAACTCCCCAGGCATTTTCCTGGAAATTAATTTTAGGCGCCTACCGTAAATTGAAAGAAGATAACATTCAAGCCACTGACGATACGGCAGCCGTCATTGAATATGGCTATCCTGTATCCATTGTAGAAAATAATCTGGCTAATCCCAAAATTACACACCCAGAGGATTTGGCCATTGCGGAACTGATGTTGCAACAAAGGTCGCAGCTATCCTAATAGGAACCTATCTCAAAATAAAAAATAATGCGCATTTTGGAATGTGAGATAGATACTAACCGACTTCATTTATGACCCACCTTCCCTACCGAATCGGATTTGGCTATGACATCCACCGCCTGGTGGCAGACCGCAAACTAGTATTAGGAGGTGTAGAAATCCCTTCAGAATTTGGACTGGACGGCCATTCAGATGCCGATTGCCTCACGCATGCCATTGCCGATGCTATCCTGGGCGCCTGTAGCCTTCCCGATATTGGTCACCAATTCCCCAACACAGATCCAGAGATTGAAGGCATTGATTCTCAAATCATATTGGCGAAATCCGCTGCATTGGCAGCCGAAAAAGGCTATCGAATTGGCAATATCGACAGCTGCCTCATCGCAGAAAAACCCAAAATTGCGCCCTATATTGACGATATAAAGAAGATCATTGGGAAAACACTGGACCTTCCGGGGGATTGCATCGGAATAAAGGCTACCACTCAGGAAAAACTGGGGTCTCTGGGCGCAGGAGAAGGCATTGCAGCTCATGCAGTATGCATGTTGTACAAGCTTTGATTTTGAAATCTTTGAACGCCTTCAACTAGCATCAGTCTCTTTTAGTATCTCAAACTCTCTCTACTTTGGATAAATTTTTCGCATTTCGCCGTTATCTCCGTTCCTGCAAAGGCCGATTCCTCCTAGGAATTGCTGCTGGATTAATCATGGGCGTAAGCAGTGGATTCGGCGTCCCCTATTACATACAGGTTGTATTCGCCAATGTGTTCGAATCGGCATCTGAAACATACAGTGGTTTCGAAATTTTCTTCATTGCGGCTCAATTGCCTGGAGTATTCCTCATCCGGGGCATTTCCGGGTATTTTAATCAGCTATGGATGAACCACTGCGGACTGACTATTCTGAAGGGTATCCGCGCTGATCTTTTTGCCAAAATCCAGCACCTGCCGCTTGCTTACCACGACAGAACCAAAAGCGGGGACCTGCTATCACGAATCCTTTCGGATACCACGCTGCTGCAACATACCCTACAGGAAACCGCCAACGGCATCTTCGCCTATCCCCTTCAAGTGATAGGTGCATTCAGCTACTTGGTATTCTTGTCCATCCAGCAAAAGGAAGTCGTTTTTATTCTCTTCATTATTTTAACCGCACCCTTAGCAGTCGTCCCCGTTCTTCTGATTGGCCGTCGACTTAAGAAACACGGTATCGACATGCAGGAGTCCCAAGGAGAAATGACTGAGGGACTTAGCGAAAATCTGGACAGCGCCACCGAGGTAAGAACCTTCAATCTTCAGGATCAGCAGATTTCCATTTTCGATCGCTTCCTGCAGAAACTGTTCAGAAAGCAAATGAAGGTCGTCAAATATGAACGGATGGCCCAACCCTTGATTGAGTTCCTCGCCTCTGCCCTCGTCTCGGTTACTTTCATTTTCTGCTACTTGAATGAAGTCAAACTCTCCACGTTCTTAGCATTGGGCGGTGTCATGTTCATGACCTACGATCCGCTAAAAAGAGTATTTCGACTTTATGGGAATATCCAGAAATGCCAGGGCGCCATTAATCGCATCAACGAAAGCCTCGAGGAGCCTGATTCGATGCAAGACCCTGACAGACCTGTGCAATGCGATATTCCGGAAGGAAGAATTACCTTTGAGGATGTGTCCTTCGGATATGCAGACGTACCGGTCATAAAACACCTTTCAGCCACTATTGAACCCGGATCAGTGGTAGCTTTGGTCGGCCCGAGTGGAGCAGGCAAATCGACTTTCGCGAAGCTGATACCACGACTTTATGAGATTACTAATGGCAGTATCCAAATAGACGGTACGGACATTCGACATTTCACAAAGAAACACTTGCGGGACAAAATTGCGGTCGTCTCCCAACATCCCGTATTGTTCGACGACAGCCTGTTCAACAATATCCTGATTGGCCGCCCAGACGCTACCCGAGAGGAAGTCATCCAAGCTGCTAGAGACGCTCACGCTCACGAATTTATTGATGCGTTTGAAAAGGGTTACGATACCATGGCCGGAGAACGTGGAGGACAACTTTCAGGTGGCCAAATACAGCGCATAGCCATTGCACGTGCATTCCTACGTAACTCTCCTATTCTAATTCTAGACGAAGCTACTTCGGCCCTCGATTCGCACAGTGAAGAAGAAATTCAAAAAGCCCTCGCCTCACTCGTGGTAGGGAAAACGGTGATCATCATCGCTCACAGGTTCAGCACCATTCGACTGGCAGATGACATCATGGTGTTTGAAAATGGCGAACTAGTTGCATCCGGATCGCACGAAACATTGTATCAGACTGATCCATTGTATACAGCACTATACACAAAACAACTCTAGCCCAAACTTCTCATCAAATACGCACAATTATTAGCTAACAATTATTATGGAGAAGAGTTGCAATCAATGATCAGGATTCTCTCCGGCATTATGCCTATTCCACGTATTTTCAGGCCGACATGCCGAGTGTTGTTCCGGTCTGCTCCGCATCCGGTCTTGTCGAAGCTTCGCTTCTCGGAACTCCATCACAGCTTAGTTAAGCACAGAAGTGTGCGCCCGCGCTTCTCCGTCGTCAGCCTCAACATTGGACCGATTCGCTTCGCGTTCGGTCATGTCACCACTCCATTCTTCGGAACAACTCTGTGAGAAAATTGCGCTAGGTTTTTCATGGACTTCTTTTACCTCAGATTCCTCATCAAGGTCCTAAAAGGGAACAGCCTGTTATTCTCCCTCATTATAGCCCTCGGATTCATTGGCTTCTCGGTATTTGGAGAAATCCGTTCTACATTCAGAAGCGTTGGACTTGCCTGGCCCATCGCAT
This genomic stretch from Opitutia bacterium ISCC 52 harbors:
- the ispE gene encoding 4-(cytidine 5'-diphospho)-2-C-methyl-D-erythritol kinase; translation: MRLFSPAKVNLLLAVTGKRDDGFHDLVSLVTPLDVGDFLEVAVSGEAGSVQFTCSESSVPLGAENLVVQAVEAFRRVTGCNWGLTIHLEKHIPMEAGLGGGSSNAATTLLALNELTEKPLDMEALSELAATLGSDCPLFLHRTPLIMRGRGEQIEPLSAEASESLKGQAIAVFKPSIGISTPWAYGVLAEHPSYYADSVAVEKRLESWKKCELPLEKLLYNSFERPVFEKFVAFPTLFDRIRSELGLRPLMSGSGASCFCLLPDLAMQESLEVLVKDAFSDSVFFKVCRLGAHV
- the pyrF gene encoding orotidine-5'-phosphate decarboxylase, coding for MKSCEMILALDIESREEARKLLNDIGPELKWVKIGLQMFTAHGPEWVKEVAGLGFNVFLDLKLHDIPNTVAKTVQSLSQLPIGMLTIHSSGGVEMMRAADQVRQELKPELLLLGVTVLTSMDETQLRRVGIPATPPDQVHNLASAVVESGVKGLVCSAKELDTLAPKFSNDLQFVTPGIRPVGSSADDQKRIVTPAQAAVNGSNYIVVGRPVYKADSPREAVQAINAELAS
- the ispD gene encoding 2-C-methyl-D-erythritol 4-phosphate cytidylyltransferase, producing MSTVAILLCAGSGNRMQGKVEDKILAELNGRIVFEHSVVAFEQSNFVSSFIGVFRDAAQRSQLEEHFKACSSKHIQWVSGGAERQDSVLKALEAVPEDTNFVMIHDCARPLVTKEALIELHETMVKDKAAVLAHRVVDTIKQLSSESSQIRQAKLNNLDRRNLWAMETPQAFSWKLILGAYRKLKEDNIQATDDTAAVIEYGYPVSIVENNLANPKITHPEDLAIAELMLQQRSQLS
- the ispF gene encoding 2-C-methyl-D-erythritol 2,4-cyclodiphosphate synthase, producing the protein MTHLPYRIGFGYDIHRLVADRKLVLGGVEIPSEFGLDGHSDADCLTHAIADAILGACSLPDIGHQFPNTDPEIEGIDSQIILAKSAALAAEKGYRIGNIDSCLIAEKPKIAPYIDDIKKIIGKTLDLPGDCIGIKATTQEKLGSLGAGEGIAAHAVCMLYKL
- a CDS encoding ABC transporter ATP-binding protein/permease, translating into MDKFFAFRRYLRSCKGRFLLGIAAGLIMGVSSGFGVPYYIQVVFANVFESASETYSGFEIFFIAAQLPGVFLIRGISGYFNQLWMNHCGLTILKGIRADLFAKIQHLPLAYHDRTKSGDLLSRILSDTTLLQHTLQETANGIFAYPLQVIGAFSYLVFLSIQQKEVVFILFIILTAPLAVVPVLLIGRRLKKHGIDMQESQGEMTEGLSENLDSATEVRTFNLQDQQISIFDRFLQKLFRKQMKVVKYERMAQPLIEFLASALVSVTFIFCYLNEVKLSTFLALGGVMFMTYDPLKRVFRLYGNIQKCQGAINRINESLEEPDSMQDPDRPVQCDIPEGRITFEDVSFGYADVPVIKHLSATIEPGSVVALVGPSGAGKSTFAKLIPRLYEITNGSIQIDGTDIRHFTKKHLRDKIAVVSQHPVLFDDSLFNNILIGRPDATREEVIQAARDAHAHEFIDAFEKGYDTMAGERGGQLSGGQIQRIAIARAFLRNSPILILDEATSALDSHSEEEIQKALASLVVGKTVIIIAHRFSTIRLADDIMVFENGELVASGSHETLYQTDPLYTALYTKQL